One window of the Maylandia zebra isolate NMK-2024a linkage group LG19, Mzebra_GT3a, whole genome shotgun sequence genome contains the following:
- the LOC101485668 gene encoding enhancer of rudimentary homolog encodes MSHTILLVQPTKRPEGRTYADYESVNECMEGVCKMYEEHLKRMNPNSPSITYDISQLFDFIDDLADLSCLVYRADTQTYQPYNKDWIKEKIYVLLRRQAQQAAQ; translated from the exons ATG tctcaCACCATACTTCTGGTACAGCCCACCAAGAGGCCGGAGGGAAGGACCTACGCTGATTATGAGTCAGTCAATGAGTGTATGGAAG GTGTATGCAAGATGTATGAGGAGCATTTAAAGAGAATGAACCCCAACAGTCCGTCGATAACATACGATATCAGCCAGCTGTTTGACTTTATTGATGACCTGGCTGACCTCAGCTGTTTGGT GTATCGTGCTGACACGCAGACGTACCAGCCGTACAACAAGGACTGGATCAAAGAGAAGATCTACGTGCTGCTGCGGCGTCAGGCTCAGCAGGCAGCGCAGTGA